The following coding sequences lie in one Marinobacter sp. ANT_B65 genomic window:
- a CDS encoding VC0807 family protein: MNSQNTTSVPDHKPRPWVDLLVSIIIPSVILMKLSGDQYLGSVNALILGLAFPLGWGLFELIRYNKKNFIALLGLISVGLTGGIGLLELDAGWLAIKEAAIPAIIGLAVLVSTRTKYPLVRTLLYNPNVLDVEKIHGALEEKNCVGEFEARLLKASYFFAGTFLFSSIMNYVVARWIVVSPSGTQAFNEELGRMTLVSYPMIAIPSMVMMMLIFYYLWRTIRRLTGYTLEEVMAPHLAEKDKASS; this comes from the coding sequence ATGAATTCACAGAACACGACTTCTGTACCCGACCACAAACCCAGGCCCTGGGTCGATCTCCTCGTCAGTATCATTATTCCATCCGTTATTCTGATGAAACTCAGTGGCGATCAGTACCTTGGCAGCGTAAACGCTCTTATTCTGGGCCTGGCCTTCCCCCTGGGTTGGGGACTGTTTGAGTTAATCCGTTATAACAAAAAGAACTTTATCGCTTTGCTGGGTCTGATAAGTGTCGGACTGACAGGTGGTATCGGTTTACTTGAGCTTGATGCCGGGTGGTTAGCCATAAAAGAGGCTGCAATTCCAGCGATTATCGGCCTGGCAGTACTGGTTTCTACCCGCACCAAGTACCCTCTGGTTCGCACACTTCTCTATAATCCGAATGTACTCGATGTGGAAAAAATTCACGGAGCGCTGGAGGAGAAAAACTGTGTCGGGGAATTTGAAGCCCGCTTATTGAAAGCCAGTTACTTTTTCGCCGGCACCTTTTTGTTCTCATCCATCATGAACTATGTTGTTGCGCGCTGGATAGTAGTCAGCCCCTCGGGTACACAGGCGTTTAACGAAGAACTTGGCAGAATGACTCTGGTCAGCTACCCGATGATCGCCATTCCTTCCATGGTTATGATGATGCTGATTTTTTATTACCTGTGGAGAACCATACGCCGCCTCACTGGTTATACCCTGGAAGAGGTGATGGCACCTCATCTGGCGGAAAAAGATAAGGCGAGTTCGTAA
- the gabT gene encoding 4-aminobutyrate--2-oxoglutarate transaminase — protein sequence MSNKELQALKERYVAAGVASPNEQFADHATNAELWDADGKRMIDFAGGIGVLNIGHRHPKVVEAVKNQLDKLMHTCQTVMPYEGYVRLAQKLSEVAPVRGHAKVMLANSGAEALENAIKIARSATGRNNVICFDGGYHGRTFMTMAMNGKAAPYQTDFGVMPGSVYRAPYPVPYHGVSEDEALRGLRMTMKTDSPANQTAAIVLEPVLGEGGFYAAPASFLKEIRKICDENGIMMIVDEVQSGFGRTGKMFAIEHSGVEPDIMTMAKSMADGMPISAIVGTDKYMDSSGPNSLGGTYTGSPTACAAALAVFDVFKEEDILGKSLRLGEKLKQRFSQWQEQFTHVDNVRGLGPMAAFEMVENKESRKPMPELAAEITKKAKEKGLILLSCGMYGNTLRFLMPVTIEDSILEEGLAIVEESLKEAGA from the coding sequence GTGAGCAACAAAGAATTGCAGGCACTCAAAGAACGCTACGTTGCAGCGGGTGTGGCAAGCCCTAATGAACAGTTTGCCGACCATGCAACCAACGCCGAACTGTGGGACGCAGACGGCAAACGCATGATCGACTTTGCCGGGGGTATAGGTGTACTCAATATTGGCCACCGGCATCCCAAAGTTGTCGAAGCCGTAAAAAACCAGCTGGATAAGCTGATGCATACCTGTCAGACGGTCATGCCCTATGAGGGCTATGTGCGTCTGGCCCAGAAGTTGAGTGAAGTAGCGCCCGTAAGGGGCCATGCCAAGGTTATGCTGGCCAACTCGGGCGCCGAAGCTCTTGAAAATGCCATCAAGATCGCCCGCTCGGCGACAGGCCGCAACAACGTTATATGCTTCGACGGTGGTTATCACGGTCGTACCTTTATGACCATGGCCATGAACGGCAAGGCGGCACCTTACCAGACAGATTTCGGCGTAATGCCCGGTTCTGTTTACCGCGCACCTTATCCTGTGCCTTATCACGGAGTGAGCGAGGATGAAGCTCTGCGTGGTTTGCGCATGACCATGAAGACAGACTCCCCGGCAAACCAGACAGCTGCCATAGTGCTGGAACCGGTGTTGGGTGAGGGCGGTTTTTACGCCGCTCCAGCCAGCTTCCTGAAAGAGATCCGCAAGATCTGTGATGAAAACGGCATCATGATGATTGTCGACGAAGTCCAGAGTGGCTTTGGTCGTACCGGTAAGATGTTCGCCATTGAACACAGTGGCGTTGAGCCGGACATCATGACCATGGCCAAAAGTATGGCCGATGGCATGCCAATCTCAGCCATTGTTGGCACTGACAAATATATGGATTCCTCCGGACCCAACTCTCTGGGCGGCACCTATACCGGCAGTCCCACTGCGTGCGCGGCGGCTCTGGCTGTATTCGACGTATTCAAGGAAGAAGATATTCTGGGTAAGAGCCTGCGCCTCGGCGAGAAGCTCAAGCAGCGTTTCTCCCAATGGCAGGAACAGTTCACTCATGTGGACAATGTTCGCGGTCTTGGCCCCATGGCGGCATTCGAAATGGTGGAAAACAAGGAAAGCCGTAAACCTATGCCGGAACTTGCGGCAGAAATCACTAAAAAAGCTAAGGAGAAAGGATTAATCCTTCTTAGCTGTGGCATGTACGGCAACACCTTACGTTTCCTTATGCCGGTGACAATCGAGGATAGTATCCTTGAGGAAGGCCTGGCTATTGTTGAGGAAAGCCTGAAAGAAGCGGGCGCCTAA